From Polaribacter butkevichii, a single genomic window includes:
- a CDS encoding GNAT family N-acetyltransferase, with protein MNFQIKTFLELTTTELYQILQLRSEVFVVEQDCVYQDVDFKDQKSLHVFGTKNDKIVAYTRIFKPGDYFTNSSIGRVVVAAPERKYGYGHDLMKASIEAIKTHFKVDEITISAQKYLKKFYESHHFIQIGEEYLEDGIPHIRMDRN; from the coding sequence ATGAATTTTCAAATAAAAACCTTCTTAGAGTTAACAACTACAGAACTGTATCAAATACTTCAATTACGATCTGAAGTTTTTGTGGTAGAACAAGATTGTGTGTACCAAGATGTAGATTTTAAAGATCAAAAATCTTTGCACGTTTTTGGTACTAAAAATGATAAAATAGTGGCCTACACGCGTATTTTTAAACCAGGAGATTATTTTACTAACAGTAGTATTGGTAGGGTTGTGGTAGCTGCACCCGAAAGAAAATATGGCTACGGACACGATTTAATGAAGGCGTCTATAGAAGCGATAAAAACTCATTTTAAGGTTGATGAAATTACTATTTCTGCACAAAAATATTTAAAGAAATTCTACGAATCTCATCATTTTATTCAAATTGGTGAAGAATATTTAGAAGACGGAATTCCGCATATTAGAATGGATAGAAATTAA
- a CDS encoding FecR family protein, with the protein MENENDILKWLNRDISDEELTRLKETKDFTTLEKIAHYSTQIETPKVDVEKALADLKLKTKNTTKKGKVVSFNFKKFYKYAAAIVVLLTTSYFLLFNNEANFKTQFAQTKSFNLPDNSEVILNANSEITYSKKDWKNSRNLTLKGEAFFKVEKGKKFTVNTQIGAVTVLGTQFNVKERTNYFEVKTYEGLVSVAYKDTLVKLPKGTIFKVVNGVIDTNNTFDISEKSWLQKESNFKSTALRFVLQEIENQFDYTIETKNIDLDILYSGGFTHSDINVALKSITIPLQLSYKIDGKKITIYTYDH; encoded by the coding sequence AACAGAGATATTTCTGATGAAGAATTGACGCGTTTAAAAGAAACAAAAGACTTTACTACTCTAGAAAAAATTGCACATTATTCCACGCAAATAGAAACACCAAAAGTAGATGTAGAAAAAGCCCTTGCGGACTTAAAATTAAAGACAAAAAACACCACTAAAAAAGGCAAAGTTGTTTCCTTTAATTTTAAAAAATTCTACAAATATGCTGCTGCAATTGTTGTATTGTTAACAACATCGTATTTTCTACTTTTTAATAATGAAGCTAATTTTAAAACCCAATTTGCACAAACAAAAAGTTTTAATTTACCAGATAATTCTGAAGTAATTTTAAACGCAAACTCAGAAATTACCTATTCTAAAAAAGATTGGAAAAATAGTAGAAATTTAACCCTAAAGGGAGAAGCTTTTTTTAAGGTTGAAAAAGGAAAAAAGTTTACGGTAAATACTCAAATAGGAGCAGTAACCGTGCTTGGTACACAGTTTAACGTAAAAGAAAGAACTAATTATTTTGAAGTAAAAACTTACGAAGGTTTGGTAAGTGTTGCTTATAAAGATACCCTTGTAAAACTACCAAAAGGTACTATTTTTAAAGTAGTTAATGGTGTTATTGATACCAACAATACGTTTGATATTAGCGAGAAATCTTGGTTGCAAAAAGAGTCTAATTTTAAAAGTACTGCTTTGCGTTTTGTATTGCAAGAAATAGAAAATCAGTTTGATTATACGATTGAAACTAAAAACATCGATTTAGATATTTTATACTCTGGTGGTTTTACACATTCAGATATAAATGTAGCCTTAAAATCTATTACAATTCCGCTGCAATTGTCTTATAAAATTGATGGTAAAAAAATTACTATCTATACTTATGATCACTAA
- a CDS encoding TonB-dependent receptor: MITKIRFLLCCLLLMTSVVFTQNSSDKIALSTLLSTLEKSYDIKFSYSDTDVKDIFIPQPKQGISIDELLSFLNKKTFLQFKTLDNRYVTVSFLNKTIAICGTVLDAKTLEPLLLTSVKVNGYKLGTTTNNNGVFHLKNVPVNATLNISFIGFKTKNFAAKELFLPSCKQLFLEEASEQLSEIIMPRFLTAGLQKSTDGSTVLNTEKFGILPGLIEPDILQTIKILPGVESVNESISNINVRGGTNDQNLILWDGIKMYHAGHFFGLISAYNPYLTKKVSVTKNGTSSTFSDGVSSTINMETSNRITNKFSGGAGFNLLSADAFVQVPLKENLEVHISARRSFTDVINTPTYNNYFSRSFQDNSISSNIVNNTESDFYFYDYSFKVLYDVNYNHAIRTNFIHIKNNLDYKEQYTSNNTLIEENSALKQENVGAKISWDANWNAKFSTTLSAFYSDYKINSSDFNNDTDQFQTQFNNVLETEIKLNSKYEFSDVLFFTNGLVFNEIGIRNTTTVNAPTFSTTEKKVLLKSAFYSEIEYQKNNTYARFGVRANYFDKFNKFVIEPRINIRQQLNTAFSLKLEGELKNQTTAQKVDFEENFLGIEKRRWILSDDENIPIVKSKQVSFGTAYAKDKLYVDITSFYKKVDGITAANQGFYNNIQTFNSIGNYEVKGVEFLVNKQTENISTWLSYTYSKNEYSFDIFSPETFANSLDISHSVSAAFNYSFTKKLKVSFGGVLRSGKPYTKPVLGNETIQNGNRTIVNYDNPNQENLANFFRLDLSGSYKFDFSDALKATIRLGFTNITDKKNTIDSYYVVDDSSQNNVRRVDNYSLPFTPNLSFRVRF; this comes from the coding sequence ATGATCACTAAAATACGTTTTCTTTTATGTTGTTTATTATTGATGACAAGTGTTGTTTTTACTCAGAATTCTTCTGATAAAATTGCACTTTCTACCTTGCTATCAACATTAGAAAAAAGTTACGATATTAAGTTTTCTTATTCAGATACTGATGTAAAAGACATTTTTATACCACAACCAAAACAAGGAATTTCTATTGATGAATTATTATCATTTTTAAACAAAAAAACATTTTTACAGTTTAAAACTTTAGATAATAGATACGTAACCGTTTCATTTTTAAACAAAACCATTGCTATTTGCGGTACCGTTTTAGATGCCAAAACGCTAGAACCTTTATTACTAACTTCTGTAAAAGTAAATGGCTATAAATTAGGAACAACAACCAATAATAACGGTGTTTTTCATTTAAAAAATGTGCCTGTAAATGCTACTTTAAATATTTCTTTTATCGGTTTTAAAACTAAAAATTTTGCGGCTAAAGAATTGTTTTTACCCAGTTGTAAACAATTGTTTTTAGAAGAAGCTTCAGAGCAATTATCAGAAATTATAATGCCGCGTTTTTTAACTGCTGGTTTGCAAAAAAGTACTGATGGAAGTACGGTTTTAAATACCGAAAAATTCGGAATTTTACCGGGTTTAATAGAACCTGATATTTTACAAACTATTAAAATTTTACCAGGTGTAGAAAGTGTAAACGAAAGTATTTCTAATATTAACGTTAGAGGCGGTACAAACGACCAAAATTTAATTCTTTGGGATGGAATAAAAATGTACCATGCTGGTCATTTTTTCGGGCTTATTTCTGCTTATAATCCCTATTTAACAAAGAAGGTTTCTGTGACTAAAAATGGTACAAGTAGTACTTTTTCAGACGGAGTTTCATCTACCATAAACATGGAAACTTCTAACAGAATTACCAATAAATTTTCTGGTGGCGCCGGTTTTAATTTATTAAGTGCAGATGCTTTTGTACAAGTACCTCTAAAAGAGAATTTAGAAGTACATATTTCTGCAAGAAGATCATTTACAGATGTTATTAACACACCAACATATAACAATTATTTCTCTAGAAGTTTTCAGGATAATTCTATTTCTTCAAATATTGTAAATAACACAGAATCAGATTTTTATTTCTACGATTATTCTTTTAAAGTTTTATATGATGTTAATTATAATCATGCCATAAGAACTAATTTTATCCACATTAAAAATAATTTAGATTATAAAGAACAATACACTTCTAATAATACACTTATTGAAGAAAATAGTGCTTTAAAACAAGAAAATGTAGGTGCAAAAATTAGTTGGGATGCAAATTGGAATGCCAAATTTTCTACTACATTATCTGCCTTTTATTCAGATTATAAAATTAATTCATCAGATTTTAATAATGATACTGATCAGTTTCAAACGCAGTTTAATAATGTCTTAGAAACAGAAATAAAACTGAATTCTAAATACGAATTTTCTGATGTTTTATTTTTTACTAACGGATTGGTATTTAATGAAATAGGCATTAGAAATACCACCACTGTAAACGCACCAACTTTTTCTACTACAGAAAAAAAAGTGTTATTAAAAAGTGCTTTTTATTCTGAAATTGAATATCAAAAAAACAATACTTATGCTAGGTTTGGAGTACGTGCAAACTATTTTGATAAGTTTAATAAATTTGTAATTGAACCTAGAATTAATATAAGACAACAGTTAAATACTGCCTTTTCTTTAAAATTAGAAGGTGAATTAAAAAACCAAACAACGGCGCAAAAAGTAGATTTTGAAGAAAATTTTTTAGGCATCGAAAAACGAAGATGGATTCTTTCTGACGATGAAAATATCCCTATAGTAAAAAGCAAACAAGTATCTTTTGGTACTGCCTATGCTAAAGATAAATTATACGTAGATATTACAAGTTTTTATAAAAAAGTAGACGGAATTACAGCAGCAAATCAAGGTTTTTACAACAACATACAAACCTTTAATTCTATTGGTAATTACGAGGTAAAAGGGGTTGAATTTTTAGTAAATAAACAAACTGAAAATATTAGTACTTGGTTAAGTTATACCTATTCTAAAAATGAGTATTCTTTCGATATTTTTTCTCCAGAAACCTTTGCCAATAGTTTAGATATTTCTCACTCTGTAAGTGCTGCATTTAATTACAGTTTTACTAAAAAATTAAAAGTGTCTTTTGGCGGTGTTTTACGTTCTGGTAAACCCTATACAAAACCTGTTCTAGGAAATGAAACCATACAAAACGGAAATAGAACCATTGTAAATTACGACAATCCTAACCAAGAAAATTTAGCTAATTTCTTTAGATTAGATCTTTCTGGAAGCTATAAATTCGATTTTTCTGATGCCTTAAAAGCAACTATTCGTCTTGGTTTTACCAACATTACAGATAAAAAAAATACAATAGATTCTTATTATGTTGTTGATGATAGTAGCCAAAATAATGTAAGAAGAGTAGACAATTATTCACTGCCTTTTACACCTAATTTAAGTTTTAGAGTCCGTTTTTAA